From one Cynocephalus volans isolate mCynVol1 chromosome X, mCynVol1.pri, whole genome shotgun sequence genomic stretch:
- the LOC134368353 gene encoding melanoma-associated antigen 4-like, whose amino-acid sequence MPSCDKSQLCELEEDLRAQREAPALVGAQVPGDEDDMEVFTPSSSSSNSSASTSPLIPGTPEDVPTAGTPSPPQSPQSVCSSPTAAVSPPWSQASESPSIQEEEGPSSSQDVGFPEYLLQGAPQEMMYDLLNLLLLKYRKKELITKEEMLNGVLKNYEDQFPAIFSKVSKYMEIVYGIAVKEVDPASHSYILSTSLGLTYDGMQSDDQSVPKTGLLIITLGLVFMEGDCTSEKSMWYVLGVLGLCPGREHPIYGEPRKLITEDWVQENYLEYRQVPNSDPVCYRFLWGPRAHAETSKMEVLEHLAQFNITFPSLFPHLYQMALRDEEESAQAGIATTNGTSATAGTSSSGTP is encoded by the coding sequence ATGCCTTCTTGTGACAAGAGTCAGCTCTGCGAGCTTGAGGAAGACCTTCGGGCCCAAAGAGAGGCACCAGCCCTGGTGGGTGCGCAGGTTCCTGGTGATGAGGACGACATGGAGGTGTTCAccccctcttcttcttcctccaactcctctgcctccacctctccTCTGATCCCAGGCACCCCGGAGGACGTGCCTACTGCTGGAACACCAAGTCCTCCCCAGAGTCCTCAGAGTGTCTGCTCATCCCCCACTGCCGCTGTCTCCCCTCCATGGAGCCAGGCAAGCGAGAGCCCCAGCATCCAAGAAGAGGAGGGCCCGAGCAGCTCACAGGATGTGGGATTCCCTGAGTACTTGCTCCAGGGTGCACCACAGGAGATGATGTATGATTTGCTTAATCTCCTGCTCCTCAAGTATCGAAAGAAGGAGCtgatcacaaaggaagaaatgctgaATGGAGTCCTCAAAAATTACGAGGACCAATTCCCTGCCATCTTCAGCAAAGTCTCTAAGTACATGGAGATTGTCTATGGCATTGCAGTGAAGGAAGTGGACCCTGCCAGCCACTCCTACATCCTcagcacctccctgggcctcacctACGATGGGATGCAGAGCGATGACCAGAGCGTGCCCAAGACCGGCCTCCTGATTATCACCCTGGGCTTGGTCTTCATGGAGGGCGACTGCACCTCTGAGAAGAGCATGTGGTATGTGCTGGGTGTGCTGGGGTTGTGTCCTGGGAGGGAGCACCCCATCTAtggagagcccaggaagctcatcacCGAAGATTGGGTGCAGGAAAACTACCTGGAGTACCGGCAGGTGCCCAACAGTGATCCTGTGTGCTATCGGTTCCTGTGGGGCCCACGTGCCCACGCTGAAACCAGCAAGATGGAAGTTCTGGAGCATTTGGCCCAGTTCAATATTACTTTCCCCAGTTTATTCCCACACTTGTATCAGATGGCTctgagagatgaggaagaaagCGCCCAGGCCGGAATTGCCACCACAAATGGCACTTCTGCCACAGCCGGTACCAGTTCTAGTGGCACACCTTGA